From the Sphingomonas suaedae genome, one window contains:
- the greA gene encoding transcription elongation factor GreA: MATVEKMPMLVEGYEKLNEQLKVLKAERPLIVDAIEEARAHGDLSENAEYHAAKERQGQVEASIADIEDKLSRAQIIDPRDLSGDKIVFGATVTLLDEDDKSVKYQIVGQAEADAKSGRISYNSPLGRALIGKSLGDEVEVTVPAGDRWYEVSKIEFI; this comes from the coding sequence ATGGCGACGGTTGAGAAGATGCCGATGCTGGTGGAAGGCTATGAGAAGCTCAACGAGCAGCTCAAAGTCCTGAAAGCCGAGCGGCCGCTGATCGTGGATGCTATCGAGGAAGCGCGCGCCCATGGCGACCTTTCCGAAAACGCCGAATATCACGCCGCGAAGGAGCGGCAGGGGCAGGTCGAGGCGTCGATTGCCGATATCGAGGACAAGCTGTCCCGCGCGCAGATCATCGATCCGCGCGACCTGTCGGGCGACAAGATCGTGTTCGGCGCGACGGTGACGTTGCTCGACGAGGACGACAAGTCGGTGAAGTACCAGATTGTCGGCCAGGCCGAGGCGGACGCCAAGTCCGGCCGGATCAGCTATAATTCGCCGCTGGGCCGTGCGCTGATCGGCAAGAGCCTGGGCGACGAGGTCGAGGTGACCGTGCCGGCGGGCGATCGCTGGTACGAGGTCAGCAAGATCGAGTTTATCTGA
- a CDS encoding DUF4170 domain-containing protein, producing MSKLHLVFGGRVTDPMTLNFQDPSKLDVVGIFPDYASAEKAWRGAAQRTVDDAEMKYVVVHLHRLLEPDM from the coding sequence ATGAGCAAACTTCACCTCGTCTTCGGCGGCCGTGTGACCGACCCGATGACGCTCAATTTTCAGGATCCGTCGAAGCTCGACGTCGTCGGGATCTTCCCCGACTATGCCAGCGCCGAAAAGGCCTGGCGCGGCGCAGCGCAGCGCACGGTCGACGATGCCGAGATGAAATATGTGGTGGTCCACCTCCACCGCTTGCTAGAACCCGATATGTAG
- a CDS encoding phosphatase yields MTDTPPPSLSEAEARSRNARERLFGTLGAIQHKLNPMTLAQDAVENVAIGVARDTVATVRANPRTVATVAGAALLFLARKPLARLLIGGATAASRASLKKRNSTSKSTPHPKKGSRS; encoded by the coding sequence ATGACCGACACGCCCCCCCCCTCCCTGTCCGAGGCCGAAGCGCGCAGCCGGAACGCACGCGAGCGGCTGTTCGGCACGCTCGGCGCGATACAGCACAAGCTCAACCCCATGACGCTCGCACAGGATGCGGTCGAGAATGTCGCGATCGGCGTCGCGCGCGACACCGTCGCCACCGTCCGCGCCAATCCCCGCACCGTCGCCACCGTGGCGGGCGCCGCGCTCTTGTTCCTCGCGCGCAAGCCGCTCGCCCGGCTGCTCATCGGCGGTGCAACCGCAGCGTCGCGCGCGAGTTTGAAGAAGCGAAACTCCACCTCCAAATCCACGCCCCATCCGAAGAAAGGATCGCGCTCATGA
- a CDS encoding phage holin family protein yields MDERNDDESIGTLAARAVADARAYADAEVAYWKALALDRLGDARAALILGGIVFLFAQAAAIALIVGLVLILSPHVGPGLATLIVVLAALLVAGLAGAAAFRRFRRATRPRHKP; encoded by the coding sequence GTGGACGAACGCAATGACGACGAGAGCATCGGCACACTGGCGGCCCGCGCGGTCGCCGATGCGCGTGCCTATGCCGACGCGGAAGTCGCATATTGGAAGGCGCTGGCGCTCGACCGGCTGGGCGATGCCCGCGCCGCGCTTATCCTGGGCGGCATCGTTTTCCTGTTCGCGCAGGCGGCGGCGATCGCGCTGATCGTAGGGCTGGTCCTGATCCTGTCGCCCCATGTCGGCCCCGGCCTCGCCACGCTGATCGTCGTCCTCGCCGCGCTGCTCGTCGCGGGACTGGCGGGCGCCGCCGCCTTCCGCCGCTTCCGCCGTGCGACCCGCCCAAGGCACAAGCCATGA
- the eno gene encoding phosphopyruvate hydratase, whose protein sequence is MTAIIDIHARQILDSRGNPTVEVDVLLEDGSFGRAAVPSGASTGAHEAVEKRDGDKTVYLGKGVLEAVEAVNGEIAEEITGLDAEDQAEIDYAMIELDGTENKGRIGANAILGVSLAVAKAAADARGLPLYRYVGGVSAHVLPVPMMNIINGGEHADNAIDFQEFMIVPVGADSLAEAVRCGAEIFHTLKKGLHDKGLSTAVGDEGGFAPDIASTREAIDFIMSSIAKAGYKPGDDVMLALDCAATEYYRDGAYKMVGEGKTLSSAENADFLADLCASYPIFSIEDGMAEDDWDGWKLLTEKLGGKVQLVGDDLFVTNPMRLKRGIDGGYANSLLVKVNQIGTLTETLEAVSLAQRASYTAVMSHRSGETEDATIADLAVATNCGQIKTGSLARSDRLAKYNQLIRIEEELGDAAVYAGRSILR, encoded by the coding sequence GTGACCGCAATCATCGACATTCATGCCCGTCAGATTCTCGACAGCCGCGGCAATCCGACGGTCGAGGTGGATGTGCTGCTTGAAGACGGCAGTTTCGGGCGGGCGGCGGTGCCATCGGGCGCCTCGACCGGTGCGCATGAGGCGGTCGAAAAGCGTGACGGCGACAAGACCGTCTATCTGGGAAAGGGCGTGCTTGAGGCGGTCGAGGCCGTCAATGGCGAGATCGCGGAGGAGATCACCGGGCTCGACGCCGAGGATCAGGCCGAGATCGACTATGCGATGATCGAGCTGGACGGGACCGAGAACAAGGGGCGGATCGGCGCCAACGCAATCCTGGGCGTCAGCCTCGCGGTCGCCAAGGCGGCGGCGGATGCGCGGGGGCTGCCGCTCTACCGCTATGTGGGCGGGGTCTCGGCGCACGTGCTGCCGGTGCCGATGATGAACATCATCAATGGCGGCGAACATGCCGACAATGCGATCGATTTTCAGGAGTTCATGATCGTGCCAGTCGGCGCAGACTCGCTGGCCGAAGCGGTGCGCTGCGGCGCCGAGATCTTCCACACGCTCAAAAAGGGCTTGCACGACAAGGGGCTCTCGACGGCGGTGGGCGACGAGGGGGGCTTCGCGCCCGACATCGCGTCGACCCGCGAGGCGATCGACTTCATCATGTCGAGCATCGCGAAGGCCGGATACAAGCCGGGCGACGATGTGATGCTGGCACTCGATTGCGCCGCGACCGAATATTATCGGGACGGCGCGTACAAGATGGTGGGTGAAGGCAAGACCCTGTCATCGGCGGAGAATGCCGATTTCCTCGCCGACCTTTGCGCCAGCTACCCCATCTTCTCGATCGAGGACGGCATGGCGGAGGACGATTGGGACGGGTGGAAGCTGCTCACCGAGAAGCTGGGCGGAAAGGTTCAGCTGGTCGGCGACGACCTGTTTGTGACCAACCCCATGCGGCTGAAGCGCGGCATCGATGGCGGCTATGCCAATTCGCTGCTGGTCAAGGTCAACCAGATCGGCACGCTGACCGAAACGCTGGAGGCGGTGAGCCTGGCACAGCGCGCGTCCTACACGGCGGTCATGTCGCATCGTTCGGGCGAGACCGAAGATGCGACCATCGCCGACCTCGCCGTCGCCACCAATTGCGGGCAGATCAAGACCGGGTCGCTCGCGCGGTCGGACCGGCTCGCCAAATACAATCAATTGATCCGCATCGAGGAAGAACTGGGCGATGCGGCGGTCTATGCCGGGCGCAGCATCCTGCGCTGA
- a CDS encoding FtsB family cell division protein: MARSTPFKTILSRAGLPAVAIIFMGFFAYSAVLGPNGVLVYGDYKRQLAVKQAELAKLEKTRAQLRNRVALLDQKGADPDMVDELTRKKLNVVHPDEVIVPLN; the protein is encoded by the coding sequence ATGGCACGTTCGACCCCCTTCAAAACGATCCTGAGCCGCGCGGGCCTGCCTGCGGTTGCGATCATTTTCATGGGATTCTTCGCCTATTCGGCTGTGCTCGGCCCGAATGGGGTGCTGGTCTATGGCGATTACAAGCGCCAACTGGCGGTGAAGCAGGCCGAACTCGCCAAGCTGGAAAAGACGCGCGCGCAATTGCGCAACCGCGTGGCGCTGCTCGACCAGAAGGGCGCGGACCCCGACATGGTCGATGAACTGACGCGCAAAAAGCTCAATGTCGTCCATCCGGACGAGGTCATCGTTCCGCTGAATTGA
- the pdhA gene encoding pyruvate dehydrogenase (acetyl-transferring) E1 component subunit alpha produces the protein MRIIVAKAPAKSRSNEPAPTNRERPNEPKRFDASKEELLEFYRQMLLIRRFEEKAGQLYGLGFIGGFCHLYIGQEAVAVGLQSALDGDKDSVITGYRDHGHMLAYGIDPKEIMAELTGRAAGISRGKGGSMHMFSTEKKFYGGHGIVGAQVALGTGLAFAHKYNEDGGVAMAYFGDGAANQGQVYESFNMAELWKLPIIYVIENNQYAMGTSVNRSSAEDQLYKRGESFRIPGIQVDGMDVLACRGAAEEALAWVRAGKGPIILEMKTYRYRGHSMSDPAKYRSRDEVQAVREKSDPIEGVKKELEAAGVKEDELKAIEAEIRKAVNESADFAEQAPEPDPSELYTDVLVETY, from the coding sequence ATGAGGATCATCGTGGCAAAAGCGCCTGCAAAAAGCCGTAGTAACGAACCAGCTCCGACAAACCGTGAGCGACCAAACGAACCTAAACGGTTCGACGCGTCCAAGGAGGAGTTGCTCGAATTCTATCGGCAGATGCTGCTCATCCGCCGCTTCGAGGAAAAGGCGGGCCAGCTGTACGGCCTCGGCTTCATCGGCGGTTTCTGTCACCTCTATATCGGCCAGGAGGCCGTCGCGGTCGGGCTTCAGTCGGCGCTGGACGGCGACAAGGATTCGGTGATCACCGGCTATCGCGACCATGGCCACATGCTGGCCTATGGCATCGACCCCAAAGAGATCATGGCCGAGCTGACCGGGCGTGCCGCCGGCATTTCGCGCGGCAAGGGCGGGTCGATGCACATGTTCTCGACCGAGAAGAAGTTCTACGGCGGGCATGGCATCGTCGGCGCGCAGGTCGCGCTCGGCACGGGCCTCGCCTTCGCGCACAAATATAATGAGGATGGCGGCGTCGCCATGGCCTATTTCGGCGATGGCGCCGCGAACCAGGGCCAGGTGTACGAAAGCTTCAACATGGCCGAGCTGTGGAAGCTCCCGATCATCTATGTGATCGAGAACAACCAGTACGCCATGGGCACCAGCGTCAACCGCTCCTCGGCCGAGGATCAGCTGTACAAGCGCGGCGAGAGCTTCCGCATCCCGGGCATCCAGGTCGACGGCATGGACGTGCTGGCGTGCCGCGGCGCGGCCGAGGAAGCGCTGGCCTGGGTGCGCGCGGGCAAGGGGCCGATCATCCTCGAGATGAAGACCTATCGCTATCGCGGCCATTCGATGTCGGACCCCGCCAAATACCGCTCGCGCGACGAGGTGCAGGCGGTGCGCGAGAAGTCCGACCCGATCGAAGGGGTGAAAAAGGAATTGGAGGCAGCAGGCGTCAAGGAAGACGAGCTGAAGGCGATCGAGGCCGAGATCCGCAAGGCGGTGAACGAGTCGGCGGACTTCGCCGAGCAGGCGCCCGAGCCCGATCCTTCCGAACTGTATACCGACGTGCTGGTGGAGACGTACTGA
- a CDS encoding pyruvate dehydrogenase complex E1 component subunit beta, with protein sequence MAIELKMPALSPTMEEGTLAKWLVKEGDTIKSGDILAEIETDKATMEFEAVDEGTLAQILVAEGTDGVKVGTVIATIAGEGEDASAAPAPKAEAPAQEQKAAESEAPAEPKKADSGTKQLASEKAASVADPELPAGTEMVKTTVREALRDAMAEEMRADPRVFVMGEEVAEYQGAYKVTQGLLDEFGAKRVIDTPITEYGFAGVGTGAAMGGLKPIVEFMTFNFAMQAIDHIINSAAKTNYMSGGQMRCPIVFRGPNGAASRVGAQHSQNYGPWYASVPGLIVIAPYDAADAKGLLKAAIRSEDPVVFLENELMYGRSFDVPKMDDWVLPIGKARIVRAGKDVTIVSYSIGVGVALEAAETLAGEGIEAEVIDLRTLRPLDTATVLESLKKTNRMVVVEEGWPVCSIASEIVAVCMEQGFDDLDAPVIRVTNEDVPLPYAANLEKLALITADKVVAGVKKVTYR encoded by the coding sequence ATGGCGATCGAGCTGAAAATGCCCGCGCTCTCGCCCACGATGGAAGAGGGAACCCTCGCCAAGTGGCTGGTGAAGGAAGGCGATACGATCAAGTCGGGTGACATCCTGGCCGAGATCGAGACCGACAAGGCGACGATGGAATTCGAAGCGGTCGATGAAGGCACGCTGGCCCAGATCCTGGTCGCCGAGGGGACCGACGGGGTAAAGGTCGGCACTGTGATCGCGACGATCGCGGGCGAGGGCGAGGATGCGTCCGCCGCTCCAGCTCCGAAGGCCGAAGCGCCTGCGCAGGAGCAGAAGGCAGCTGAATCGGAGGCGCCCGCCGAGCCTAAGAAAGCCGATAGCGGCACCAAGCAGCTTGCCAGCGAGAAGGCGGCGAGCGTCGCCGACCCCGAGCTTCCCGCCGGGACCGAGATGGTCAAGACGACCGTCCGCGAAGCGCTGCGCGATGCGATGGCCGAGGAAATGCGCGCCGATCCGCGCGTGTTCGTGATGGGCGAGGAAGTCGCCGAATATCAGGGCGCTTACAAGGTGACCCAGGGCCTGCTCGACGAGTTCGGCGCCAAGCGCGTGATCGATACGCCGATCACCGAATATGGCTTTGCCGGGGTCGGCACGGGCGCGGCGATGGGCGGCCTGAAGCCGATCGTCGAGTTCATGACGTTCAACTTTGCGATGCAGGCGATCGACCACATCATCAACTCGGCCGCCAAGACCAATTACATGTCGGGCGGTCAGATGCGCTGTCCGATCGTGTTCCGCGGGCCGAACGGTGCCGCGAGCCGCGTCGGCGCGCAGCACAGCCAGAATTATGGCCCGTGGTATGCGAGCGTGCCGGGCCTGATCGTGATTGCGCCCTATGACGCAGCGGATGCCAAGGGTCTGCTCAAGGCGGCGATCCGGTCGGAAGACCCGGTCGTCTTCCTCGAGAACGAGCTGATGTACGGGCGCAGCTTCGACGTGCCCAAGATGGACGATTGGGTGCTGCCGATCGGCAAGGCGCGCATCGTGCGCGCGGGCAAGGACGTGACGATCGTATCCTATTCGATCGGCGTCGGCGTCGCGCTCGAGGCCGCGGAGACGCTGGCGGGCGAGGGGATCGAGGCCGAGGTTATCGACCTGCGCACGCTGCGCCCGCTCGATACGGCGACCGTGCTGGAGAGCCTGAAGAAGACCAACCGCATGGTGGTGGTCGAGGAAGGCTGGCCGGTCTGCTCGATCGCGTCGGAAATCGTTGCGGTGTGCATGGAGCAGGGCTTCGACGACCTCGACGCACCGGTGATCCGCGTAACCAACGAGGATGTGCCGCTGCCCTATGCGGCGAACCTTGAGAAGTTGGCGTTGATCACGGCGGACAAGGTGGTCGCGGGGGTGAAGAAGGTTACATATCGCTGA
- a CDS encoding pilus assembly protein, producing the protein MIRLNALFRSARRLAADRSGLALLEFGFSLPILLLLSLTGAEITNYIISRMRVSQIALHLADNAARIGSGSQLQAKTISEADINDLLTGAGLQSGELNLYANGRVIISSLEPDPANSGKYRIRWQRCRGAKTAQVSAYGNAGRTNLNGMGKTGRLATAPADGVTMYVEVYYEYQPLLKAALAPNSNFREEASMMVRDRRDTVGGTNGVYQVNGVTASTC; encoded by the coding sequence ATGATTCGCCTGAACGCCCTGTTCCGCTCCGCGCGCCGTCTCGCTGCCGATCGCAGCGGGCTGGCATTGCTGGAGTTCGGGTTCTCCTTGCCAATCCTGTTGCTGCTCAGCCTGACCGGCGCGGAGATCACCAACTATATCATCAGCCGGATGCGGGTGAGCCAGATCGCGCTCCACCTCGCCGACAATGCCGCGCGGATCGGGTCGGGCAGCCAGCTTCAGGCAAAGACGATCAGCGAAGCCGATATCAACGACCTGCTGACCGGTGCCGGACTGCAATCTGGGGAACTCAACCTCTACGCCAATGGCCGGGTCATCATCTCAAGCCTTGAGCCCGATCCCGCCAACAGCGGCAAATACCGCATCCGCTGGCAGCGCTGCCGTGGCGCCAAGACCGCGCAGGTCTCCGCTTACGGCAATGCGGGACGTACCAATCTCAACGGCATGGGCAAGACCGGGCGCCTCGCCACCGCGCCCGCGGACGGCGTGACCATGTATGTCGAGGTCTATTACGAATATCAGCCGCTCCTGAAGGCAGCACTCGCCCCGAACAGCAATTTTCGCGAGGAAGCGTCGATGATGGTCCGCGACCGCCGCGATACGGTCGGCGGCACCAACGGCGTCTATCAGGTCAACGGGGTGACGGCCTCGACCTGCTGA
- a CDS encoding TadE/TadG family type IV pilus assembly protein, translating into MKRRSSLRRFTPGALRRDESGATIVEFAMVAPVLGFVLLGAFDVAHTLYTRATLQGIVQKTARDSTLESGIESGAQSALDAKVKAQAKALANNATVTITRRFYRTFSDAAAARAETWTDTNSNGRCDAGEPYEDANHNNSWDADGGNAGQGGAKDATLYTVEVSYPRMFPFYNLVGGSRTTKVTASTVLRNQPYGDQGSYGAPVVRNCP; encoded by the coding sequence GTGAAGCGGCGCTCCTCCCTCCGCCGCTTCACCCCCGGCGCGCTCCGGCGCGACGAGTCGGGCGCCACTATCGTCGAGTTCGCGATGGTGGCGCCCGTTCTGGGCTTCGTGCTGCTGGGCGCTTTCGACGTAGCGCACACGCTCTATACCCGGGCCACGCTACAGGGGATCGTGCAGAAGACCGCACGCGATTCCACGCTGGAAAGCGGGATCGAGTCAGGCGCCCAGTCGGCGCTGGACGCGAAGGTCAAAGCCCAGGCAAAGGCACTGGCCAACAATGCGACCGTTACGATCACGCGGCGCTTCTACCGCACCTTCTCGGACGCGGCGGCCGCCCGCGCGGAAACCTGGACCGACACCAACAGCAACGGGCGCTGCGATGCGGGCGAACCCTATGAGGATGCAAATCACAACAATAGCTGGGATGCAGATGGCGGCAATGCGGGCCAGGGCGGCGCGAAGGACGCGACGCTCTACACAGTAGAGGTCAGCTATCCGCGGATGTTTCCCTTCTACAATCTCGTCGGCGGATCGCGGACGACCAAGGTCACCGCCTCGACGGTGCTGCGCAACCAGCCCTATGGCGATCAGGGCAGCTATGGCGCGCCGGTGGTGCGCAACTGCCCATGA
- a CDS encoding TadE/TadG family type IV pilus assembly protein: MTLRPSTATSARAFMAALRRDKSGNTLAIVAASLIPLAGMVGGGVDISRMYIVKTRLQHACDAGALAGRKQMGGGTWAFSNYAARTAAERFFDANIQASPYGAASVTKTFTENAGKVTGVASATLPMTLMRVFGKTTETLSVTCDAEMRLPNTDVMFVLDTTGSMGSKAVNTDSQTKMEALKSAVKCFYETVARLDTNENCVGGAPSGGTGSTVQIRFGFMPYATNVNVGKLLPTGFIADSWNYQSREPQWNTTTSTEWGAVVDTTGSPGNGSSDWSDWETVSSHWFGCPSTPGNQNNVSGTVTVDTAVSTSGNTRTWQTRTYSKYNIEYRQQSSGWQCHIQSRRRGTGSYTVVQHTQTQVTTTQQTFWRWHYGLIAHNIAGLKNGTSWNNTVQLPIGNNGSNRTITWDGCIEERTTVSQASYTPIPSDAKDLDIDLVPNPADPTTLWGPALQQAIFARDVTNSWNQLDRSDAYTTTDYYNSVPYYCPEEAKKLQSWPTASAFESYVDGLNPNGNTYHDIGLLWGARFLSPTGIFRSENEYTPQGGEIERHLIFMTDGEACTNTTDYAAYGLPWLDRRTTDPNQAPTDGCLTTGTITQQVNARTQAICTAVRNKNITLWVIWFGASSPTIEGMMQTCATPGRYFAARNSTELQNTFKSIADQISQLRLTK; this comes from the coding sequence ATGACGTTGCGCCCATCCACCGCGACCAGCGCCCGCGCCTTCATGGCCGCGCTCCGCCGCGACAAGAGCGGCAATACGCTGGCCATCGTCGCCGCCTCGCTGATCCCACTGGCGGGGATGGTCGGCGGCGGGGTCGACATCAGCCGCATGTACATCGTCAAGACGCGGCTGCAACATGCCTGTGACGCAGGCGCCCTCGCCGGGCGCAAGCAGATGGGCGGCGGCACCTGGGCGTTCAGCAACTATGCCGCCCGCACTGCGGCAGAGCGTTTCTTCGACGCCAATATCCAGGCGAGCCCCTATGGCGCCGCCAGCGTCACCAAGACCTTCACCGAAAACGCAGGCAAGGTGACCGGCGTCGCCAGCGCGACGCTGCCGATGACGTTGATGCGCGTGTTCGGCAAGACCACCGAAACGCTCAGCGTCACTTGCGACGCCGAAATGCGCTTGCCGAATACCGATGTGATGTTCGTACTCGATACCACGGGGTCGATGGGCAGCAAGGCCGTCAACACCGATAGCCAGACCAAGATGGAAGCGCTCAAATCGGCGGTGAAATGCTTTTATGAGACCGTCGCCCGGCTCGACACCAACGAAAATTGCGTCGGCGGCGCGCCCTCGGGTGGCACCGGCAGCACGGTCCAGATCCGTTTCGGCTTCATGCCCTACGCGACCAACGTCAATGTCGGAAAGCTGCTCCCCACCGGCTTCATCGCCGACAGCTGGAACTATCAGTCGCGGGAGCCGCAATGGAATACGACGACTTCGACGGAATGGGGTGCGGTCGTCGATACCACAGGCTCGCCGGGCAACGGAAGCAGCGATTGGAGTGATTGGGAGACGGTCAGTTCCCACTGGTTCGGTTGCCCGAGCACGCCGGGCAACCAGAACAACGTTTCGGGCACCGTCACGGTCGATACTGCGGTGTCGACCTCCGGCAATACCCGCACTTGGCAGACGCGGACCTACAGCAAGTATAATATCGAATATCGCCAGCAGAGTTCGGGCTGGCAGTGCCACATCCAGTCGCGCAGGCGCGGGACCGGAAGCTACACGGTCGTCCAGCACACCCAGACACAGGTGACGACCACCCAGCAGACCTTCTGGCGCTGGCATTATGGCCTGATCGCGCACAATATCGCGGGCCTCAAGAACGGCACGAGCTGGAACAACACGGTCCAGCTCCCGATCGGCAACAATGGCAGTAACCGCACGATCACCTGGGACGGTTGTATCGAAGAACGTACCACGGTGTCCCAGGCAAGCTACACGCCGATACCCTCCGACGCCAAGGATCTCGACATCGATCTGGTTCCGAATCCAGCAGATCCGACCACCTTATGGGGACCTGCGCTCCAGCAGGCGATCTTTGCCCGCGACGTGACGAACAGCTGGAACCAGCTCGACCGGAGCGACGCCTATACGACAACCGATTACTACAACAGCGTTCCCTATTACTGCCCGGAAGAGGCAAAGAAGCTTCAGTCCTGGCCGACCGCCTCTGCCTTCGAATCCTATGTCGATGGCCTCAATCCCAACGGCAACACCTATCACGATATCGGGCTGCTCTGGGGCGCGCGCTTCCTGTCGCCGACGGGCATCTTCCGCTCGGAGAATGAATACACGCCGCAGGGTGGCGAGATCGAGCGCCATCTGATCTTCATGACCGACGGCGAAGCCTGCACGAACACCACCGACTATGCGGCCTATGGCCTGCCCTGGCTCGACCGGCGCACGACGGACCCCAATCAGGCACCGACCGACGGCTGTCTCACCACCGGCACGATCACGCAGCAGGTGAATGCCCGCACCCAGGCGATCTGCACAGCGGTCAGGAACAAGAACATCACCCTGTGGGTGATCTGGTTCGGCGCCTCCAGCCCGACGATCGAGGGGATGATGCAGACCTGTGCGACGCCCGGCCGCTATTTCGCCGCGCGCAACTCGACCGAGCTTCAGAACACGTTCAAGTCGATCGCCGACCAGATTTCGCAACTCAGGCTCACAAAGTGA
- a CDS encoding EF-hand domain-containing protein, whose product MWRYFVGGLAALLMAGAGVFLFQGSATPEPLPSPPAPRTSQEAAPAEELTAVPEAPERSREEKRFDRNDKDKNSLITLAELYQPRRKAFAKLDKNGDGRLSFEEWAVRTSDKFAKADADKSGTLTRAEFATTAPKRKAKTAPRCDCRAEVAKALAEAEE is encoded by the coding sequence ATGTGGCGATATTTCGTGGGCGGTCTCGCGGCGCTGCTGATGGCTGGGGCGGGGGTGTTCCTGTTCCAGGGGAGCGCGACGCCGGAGCCGCTGCCTTCGCCCCCGGCGCCCCGAACATCGCAGGAGGCCGCGCCGGCCGAGGAACTCACCGCAGTGCCCGAGGCGCCCGAGCGGAGCCGGGAAGAGAAGCGGTTCGATCGCAACGACAAGGACAAGAATAGCCTCATCACCCTGGCCGAACTGTACCAGCCGCGGCGCAAGGCCTTTGCCAAGCTGGACAAGAATGGCGACGGGCGGCTGTCGTTCGAGGAATGGGCGGTGCGGACCAGCGACAAGTTCGCCAAAGCCGATGCCGACAAGTCCGGCACCCTGACCCGCGCCGAATTCGCCACCACTGCGCCGAAGCGCAAGGCCAAGACGGCGCCGCGCTGCGACTGTCGCGCCGAGGTCGCCAAGGCGCTGGCCGAGGCTGAGGAATAG